Proteins encoded in a region of the Desulfonatronovibrio magnus genome:
- a CDS encoding motility protein A yields MDLATILGLVIAFGLVSSAILLGGSPMIFINIPAALIVIGGTIGATMINYPLGHVLGVVGVIKHTFMTKVESPAKIIEQFMDFANKARREGILSLEPMLKNIDDQYLKKGLQLTVDGLEPQTIQEIMETEISYLEERHETGAEILAIMGSFAPAMGMIGTVIGLVQMLQALDDPSAIGPAMAVALITTFYGALLANLVFNPMSGKLKTRSKEEILGKEMMLEGILCISKGENPRIIEEKLNSYLPPKVRRATD; encoded by the coding sequence ATGGATCTGGCAACAATTCTTGGACTGGTTATCGCTTTTGGTCTGGTAAGTTCCGCTATACTTCTTGGCGGAAGCCCCATGATTTTTATCAATATTCCGGCAGCACTAATTGTTATCGGCGGCACCATTGGGGCAACCATGATAAACTATCCACTCGGGCATGTTCTCGGCGTAGTGGGTGTTATCAAGCATACTTTTATGACCAAGGTTGAAAGTCCTGCAAAAATCATTGAACAGTTCATGGATTTTGCCAATAAGGCCAGAAGGGAAGGTATTCTGTCCTTAGAGCCCATGCTTAAGAATATCGATGATCAATACTTGAAAAAGGGGTTGCAGCTTACAGTGGATGGTCTGGAGCCGCAAACTATTCAGGAGATCATGGAAACAGAAATATCGTACCTTGAAGAAAGACATGAAACAGGGGCGGAAATCCTGGCTATAATGGGCTCTTTTGCACCTGCCATGGGAATGATAGGTACAGTAATCGGGCTTGTTCAAATGCTTCAGGCCCTTGATGATCCCAGTGCCATTGGACCGGCCATGGCTGTCGCACTTATTACAACTTTTTATGGCGCCCTGCTGGCCAACCTGGTTTTCAACCCTATGTCAGGCAAGCTCAAAACGCGCAGTAAGGAAGAAATACTGGGCAAGGAAATGATGCTGGAAGGAATTCTCTGCATATCCAAAGGCGAAAATCCCAGGATTATTGAGGAAAAATTAAACAGTTATCTGCCTCCCAAGGTCAGGAGGGCAACAGATTGA
- a CDS encoding OmpA/MotB family protein produces the protein MARKKKKAKPIEALWMVTFADMVTILLTFFILLLSMASLDRDIIREVITIFQDDIAFVSPTSSGRVPDRFVIFEELLEKPWEILKKQQRIKDLLFPDDVMPPDLSRSTLDENLRVLVRPEGVALMLTDELLFPFAETSLNPRAKHVLDQIIPLVKEWPAPVNIAGYTDNIPGIHMDNYEFGALRAMAVLEYFLASGVNEKRVSVSSYGPHFPVASNNHARGRAMNRRVEILLRTTAKTFF, from the coding sequence TTGGCCAGAAAAAAGAAAAAGGCAAAGCCCATTGAGGCTTTATGGATGGTCACTTTTGCAGACATGGTGACCATTCTTTTGACCTTTTTTATTCTTCTGCTTAGCATGGCTTCACTTGACCGGGATATTATCAGAGAGGTAATTACAATTTTTCAGGATGATATTGCTTTTGTTTCACCCACCTCCTCGGGAAGAGTGCCGGACAGGTTTGTAATTTTCGAAGAGCTTCTTGAAAAGCCATGGGAAATTTTAAAAAAACAGCAGAGAATCAAGGATTTACTTTTTCCAGATGATGTGATGCCCCCTGACCTCAGCAGGAGCACTCTGGATGAAAACCTCAGGGTTCTGGTTCGACCGGAAGGGGTTGCCTTGATGCTAACAGATGAGCTCCTTTTTCCATTTGCTGAAACCTCTCTCAATCCCAGGGCGAAACATGTTCTGGACCAGATTATTCCGCTGGTCAAAGAATGGCCGGCACCAGTGAATATTGCTGGATATACGGACAATATCCCTGGTATTCATATGGATAATTATGAATTTGGAGCACTAAGAGCCATGGCAGTGCTGGAGTATTTCCTTGCCAGCGGGGTCAACGAGAAACGGGTTTCGGTTTCTTCTTACGGGCCGCATTTTCCAGTGGCATCAAATAATCATGCGAGAGGTCGTGCCATGAACAGAAGGGTGGAGATTCTGCTCAGAACCACTGCCAAGACTTTTTTTTGA
- the fliP gene encoding flagellar type III secretion system pore protein FliP (The bacterial flagellar biogenesis protein FliP forms a type III secretion system (T3SS)-type pore required for flagellar assembly.) produces the protein MNTKTIISPRFCLKKLTLTVLSLIVFLPAAALAQEPLVPTLSMQFSGGQASPEKVAVTLEIIFLLTVLSVAPAIVLTATCFTRLVIVFSFIRHAMGTQQMPPNQVLAALAIFLTVAIMSPVGTQINDNALQPYLNEDIDYRVALSNAEEPFREFLFKHTREKDLSVFYSITGHDRPETKDDVPTMLLLPAFVISELKTAFQIGFMIYIPFLILDMVVASILLSMGMMMLPPVMISMPFKVLLFVMVDGWNLLVGSLVNSFA, from the coding sequence ATGAATACAAAGACCATAATTTCGCCAAGGTTTTGTCTGAAAAAACTGACACTGACAGTTCTTAGTCTGATAGTTTTCCTTCCTGCCGCCGCTTTGGCCCAGGAGCCCTTAGTTCCAACCCTGTCCATGCAGTTTTCCGGAGGGCAGGCTTCCCCGGAAAAGGTAGCTGTCACTCTGGAAATTATCTTCCTGCTGACCGTTCTGTCTGTGGCGCCAGCCATAGTTCTTACTGCTACCTGCTTTACACGTCTGGTTATTGTCTTTTCATTTATTCGTCATGCCATGGGCACTCAACAAATGCCTCCCAACCAGGTTCTTGCTGCGCTGGCCATTTTTTTGACAGTGGCTATCATGTCGCCTGTGGGTACGCAGATCAATGATAATGCACTTCAGCCTTACCTCAATGAAGATATTGATTACCGGGTGGCGCTAAGCAATGCAGAAGAGCCTTTCAGGGAATTTCTATTCAAACACACAAGGGAAAAAGACCTTTCAGTTTTTTATTCCATTACAGGTCATGATCGCCCTGAAACCAAGGATGATGTTCCCACAATGCTGCTGCTGCCTGCATTTGTGATAAGTGAGCTTAAAACAGCTTTTCAGATTGGCTTTATGATTTACATCCCGTTTCTGATACTTGATATGGTGGTAGCCAGTATTCTTTTGTCCATGGGTATGATGATGCTGCCTCCGGTTATGATTTCCATGCCCTTTAAGGTACTGCTCTTTGTAATGGTGGATGGATGGAATCTGCTTGTTGGTTCGCTGGTTAACAGTTTTGCATGA
- a CDS encoding radical SAM protein, with amino-acid sequence MNFKTIFGPVRSSRLGNSLGIDLVCDKICSFDCLYCESGKTRTLTTSRAPLVSSDLIIQELSRWLELHSVLPDCVTLGGEGEPCLNSELGKIIKSIKILCPEIPIAVLTNSSLLGNSSVRSELSGADIVLPSLDSLVEEEFQRINRPHSEVSLHGIKQGLLQFSREFKGKFFLEVLILPGFNDSLENQNLIREFLQELRPDRVDVTTMTRPGAYLRSKLPDPAFLKQWQQKLHPQHTGGAHGRSEFQTNITTASQTILASLQRRPQTTEQLALALGLSREQAQPVIDEMIKSGKIKLLTGASAGPNFYVTV; translated from the coding sequence ATGAATTTCAAAACAATATTCGGACCAGTAAGATCATCAAGACTCGGCAATTCACTTGGCATTGATCTTGTGTGTGACAAGATATGCAGCTTTGACTGTCTGTACTGCGAATCCGGTAAGACCAGAACCCTGACCACCAGCAGAGCACCATTGGTCAGCTCTGATCTGATTATCCAGGAGTTGAGCAGATGGCTTGAACTACATTCTGTTCTTCCTGACTGCGTGACCCTTGGCGGTGAAGGAGAGCCGTGCCTTAACTCTGAACTGGGCAAGATCATTAAGTCCATAAAGATCCTGTGCCCAGAGATTCCAATTGCTGTTCTTACCAACTCTTCACTTTTAGGCAACAGCAGTGTAAGAAGTGAACTAAGTGGGGCAGATATTGTTTTGCCATCCCTTGACAGCCTTGTAGAGGAAGAATTTCAACGCATAAACCGCCCTCATTCTGAAGTTTCGCTGCACGGCATTAAACAGGGCCTTTTACAGTTTAGCCGAGAATTCAAAGGAAAATTTTTTCTTGAGGTACTTATCCTGCCGGGGTTTAACGATTCTCTTGAAAATCAGAACCTCATCAGAGAATTTCTCCAGGAACTCAGGCCGGACAGGGTGGATGTAACAACCATGACCAGACCCGGAGCTTATCTAAGATCCAAACTGCCAGACCCTGCTTTTTTGAAACAATGGCAGCAGAAACTGCATCCGCAACATACCGGGGGGGCACATGGGCGGTCTGAATTTCAGACAAATATAACTACTGCCAGTCAGACCATTTTAGCTTCTTTGCAAAGAAGGCCACAGACGACAGAGCAGCTTGCCCTGGCCTTAGGGTTATCCAGAGAGCAGGCTCAGCCGGTCATTGATGAAATGATCAAGTCTGGAAAAATTAAGTTACTGACAGGTGCATCAGCCGGTCCGAATTTTTATGTGACAGTTTGA
- a CDS encoding OmpA/MotB family protein, which produces MARKEKKEKQSGGLAPWLVTLTDIMTLLLTFFVLIITFASFLDPRRVKLVMGSITGTFGIGTGKQDVLSQVEGDWVVEEGPMPDDRELQQIKPLLWDDKNDDLNFIENRFVQIFSINTDILYEPGQTVLTQAGEELLDRVIPVLNDLTYPVLLAGHTSPVRDELGNGRQERRAQDEVNPSWDLSLHRVLNVYRYLIENNVDPDIMRLEAFGEYAPRYSNRTQDGRRNNRRVEIILDKRNPEWTHARVDEAATRDPDDDGRFIYRDFIFDVGPTERRQ; this is translated from the coding sequence ATGGCACGCAAGGAAAAAAAGGAAAAACAGTCAGGCGGATTAGCACCGTGGCTGGTCACCTTGACCGATATAATGACCCTGCTTTTGACTTTTTTCGTACTCATCATCACTTTTGCATCCTTTCTGGACCCGAGGCGAGTCAAGCTGGTCATGGGGTCCATTACAGGAACCTTTGGAATAGGTACGGGCAAACAGGATGTTTTGAGTCAGGTAGAAGGAGACTGGGTGGTGGAAGAAGGTCCCATGCCCGATGATCGTGAACTTCAGCAGATCAAGCCTCTTTTGTGGGATGATAAAAACGATGATTTGAACTTCATTGAAAACAGGTTTGTCCAGATCTTTTCAATTAACACAGACATCCTTTATGAACCCGGGCAGACAGTTTTGACTCAGGCAGGAGAGGAATTGTTAGACAGGGTAATTCCAGTCCTGAACGATCTGACCTATCCGGTTCTGCTTGCCGGTCACACTTCGCCGGTGCGGGATGAACTTGGTAACGGCAGGCAGGAAAGAAGGGCACAGGATGAGGTCAACCCTTCCTGGGATCTTTCTTTACATCGTGTTCTCAATGTTTACCGATACCTGATTGAAAATAATGTTGATCCGGATATTATGAGGCTTGAAGCCTTTGGTGAATATGCACCGCGGTACAGTAACAGAACTCAGGATGGACGACGCAATAACCGCAGAGTGGAGATTATTCTGGACAAAAGAAATCCTGAATGGACCCATGCCAGAGTAGATGAAGCTGCAACCCGTGATCCGGATGACGATGGACGCTTTATTTACAGAGATTTTATTTTTGATGTAGGTCCTACAGAGCGAAGACAATAA
- a CDS encoding Rne/Rng family ribonuclease, producing MPAKTRKRKMFISVLPGEQIELVLSLDGMIQEYYVEMLNQSKTKGNIYKARIHNIDQALQAAFINYGAARNGFLQVDEIHPEYYKSDIKPIKGNKYPPLQRVLKPGQELLVQVVKEPTGTKGAFLTTYLSFPGRYFVLTPGREQLGISRKIEDEKERLRLKTIVDELKLDEGLGVIVRTVSEGRNKTCLSRDLQFLKRLWKEVRKKGMGEKAPGLIYEEKDLAFRAIRDYLTEDVSEVWVDHEQTAQQVQEFAALVFPRRKKMVKIHNEPERNLLERFSLEKQITQIFSREVDLPSGGQLVFDQAEALMAVDINSGKIGGEKDFKEMAFKTNLEAAQKIPHQLMLRDVGGQVVIDFIEMKDKKHINEVEKALKAALKTDKARTDMNKMSRFGLVEMVRQRLGTSALSVTMRGCPGCSGTGMIRNMEWQSLQSLKEIYRLLRRKNCPSPLEYQVDQELAFYLLNHKRDNLCKMEEKFANKVTINPRVK from the coding sequence ATGCCAGCTAAAACCAGAAAAAGAAAAATGTTTATCAGCGTACTTCCCGGCGAACAAATTGAGCTTGTTCTATCCCTTGATGGGATGATCCAGGAATATTATGTTGAAATGCTTAACCAGTCCAAAACAAAAGGCAATATTTACAAGGCCAGAATTCACAACATTGACCAGGCCCTTCAGGCCGCTTTTATCAATTACGGGGCTGCGCGCAATGGATTTTTACAGGTGGATGAAATCCATCCGGAATACTACAAGTCAGATATCAAACCCATCAAGGGCAATAAGTACCCGCCCCTGCAAAGAGTCCTCAAGCCTGGACAGGAACTCCTGGTGCAGGTGGTCAAAGAGCCCACTGGTACCAAAGGTGCTTTTCTTACCACATACCTGTCTTTTCCTGGCAGATATTTCGTGCTCACCCCAGGAAGAGAACAACTGGGAATCTCCCGTAAAATTGAAGATGAAAAGGAAAGACTCCGCCTTAAGACCATAGTTGATGAACTCAAATTGGATGAAGGACTTGGCGTAATTGTACGCACTGTCAGCGAGGGCAGAAATAAAACCTGCCTGTCCAGAGATCTGCAGTTTCTCAAGCGCTTGTGGAAAGAGGTCCGTAAAAAGGGTATGGGCGAAAAAGCCCCTGGCCTTATATATGAAGAAAAGGATCTGGCCTTCAGAGCAATTAGAGACTATCTTACAGAAGATGTTTCAGAAGTTTGGGTGGACCATGAACAGACCGCGCAGCAGGTACAGGAATTTGCAGCCCTGGTTTTTCCAAGGCGCAAAAAAATGGTTAAAATTCATAATGAACCTGAACGTAACCTCCTGGAGCGCTTCAGCTTGGAAAAACAGATTACCCAGATTTTTTCCAGAGAAGTTGACCTGCCCAGTGGTGGGCAATTGGTCTTTGATCAGGCAGAAGCACTCATGGCCGTAGATATCAACTCAGGCAAAATCGGTGGCGAAAAAGACTTCAAGGAGATGGCCTTCAAGACCAATCTTGAGGCTGCTCAAAAAATCCCCCATCAATTGATGCTCAGAGACGTAGGTGGCCAGGTAGTCATTGACTTCATTGAAATGAAGGACAAGAAACATATCAACGAAGTGGAAAAAGCTCTCAAGGCCGCTCTTAAAACAGATAAGGCCAGAACTGATATGAACAAGATGTCAAGATTCGGGCTGGTAGAAATGGTCCGGCAAAGGCTTGGCACATCTGCTCTGTCTGTCACCATGCGCGGTTGTCCGGGATGCAGCGGCACCGGGATGATCAGAAATATGGAATGGCAGTCATTACAATCTCTTAAGGAAATTTATAGACTATTACGCAGAAAAAACTGTCCTTCCCCACTGGAATATCAGGTGGACCAGGAGTTGGCCTTTTACCTGCTCAATCACAAACGGGATAACTTGTGCAAGATGGAAGAAAAGTTTGCCAATAAAGTAACTATCAACCCCAGAGTGAAATAA
- the fliO gene encoding flagellar biosynthetic protein FliO, with translation MDNAVNGSIDMGMAGVKMASALLIILGLLFLGFYLLKKYGHKAGLGIGSESMLKVVSAVSIGPKKSVVVVRFLNKDLVLGVTDSQINLLTESRIDEYKDHNFAKVLSEKTDTDSS, from the coding sequence TTGGATAATGCTGTAAATGGATCAATAGATATGGGCATGGCCGGTGTAAAAATGGCATCTGCCCTGCTGATTATTCTGGGGCTGTTGTTTCTTGGCTTTTATCTTCTTAAGAAATACGGACATAAGGCAGGGCTTGGCATTGGATCGGAAAGTATGCTTAAGGTTGTCAGTGCAGTAAGCATAGGCCCCAAGAAAAGTGTAGTTGTGGTCCGCTTTTTGAATAAAGATCTGGTACTTGGAGTCACAGACTCTCAAATTAACCTCTTAACGGAGAGCCGGATCGATGAATACAAAGACCATAATTTCGCCAAGGTTTTGTCTGAAAAAACTGACACTGACAGTTCTTAG
- a CDS encoding tRNA (adenine-N1)-methyltransferase — translation MINPGQLVMLVSHKGKRFFRLLDPEETLNTNDGQLQMQSVMEAGFGGAVETHLGRTYSVFKPTLYDLIKSVKRRTQIIYPKDIGYIIVKLGVGPGVRVIESGSGSGAMTTALAWFVGDTGKVYSYERREEFSRLCQENLNRNGLGHRVESINRDISHGFDQRNVDAVFLDVRTPWDYLCHVPEVLLPGGPIGFLLPTANQVSILLSALEAGPFTSIEVLELLNRRYKPVPERLRPDDRMVAHTGYLIFARLKTKALQPPEDDESGYDIEGDECEC, via the coding sequence ATGATTAATCCAGGCCAGCTGGTAATGCTGGTCAGCCACAAGGGCAAGCGTTTTTTCAGGCTGTTAGACCCGGAAGAAACACTTAACACCAATGACGGTCAGCTTCAAATGCAAAGTGTCATGGAAGCTGGTTTTGGAGGAGCTGTTGAAACTCATCTTGGCAGAACGTATAGTGTGTTCAAGCCCACATTGTATGACCTGATAAAATCAGTCAAGCGCAGAACTCAGATAATTTATCCCAAGGATATTGGCTATATTATTGTAAAGCTCGGTGTAGGCCCCGGAGTCAGGGTAATAGAATCGGGTTCAGGATCAGGGGCCATGACTACTGCTCTGGCCTGGTTTGTGGGAGATACTGGCAAGGTATACTCTTATGAAAGGCGCGAGGAGTTTTCCAGGCTGTGTCAGGAAAACCTGAACCGCAACGGACTTGGACACAGGGTGGAAAGCATTAACAGGGATATAAGCCATGGTTTTGATCAACGCAATGTTGATGCTGTTTTTCTTGATGTACGCACTCCATGGGATTATCTTTGCCATGTTCCTGAAGTTCTTCTGCCAGGGGGCCCCATAGGATTTCTGCTTCCTACGGCCAACCAGGTCAGCATATTGTTAAGCGCCCTGGAGGCAGGACCGTTTACTTCCATCGAAGTGCTGGAGTTGCTTAACAGAAGATATAAACCAGTACCTGAGAGGCTGAGACCGGATGATCGAATGGTTGCCCACACAGGTTATCTGATTTTTGCAAGGTTGAAGACCAAAGCGCTCCAGCCGCCTGAAGATGATGAGTCTGGATATGACATTGAAGGAGATGAATGTGAGTGCTGA
- a CDS encoding flagellar basal body-associated FliL family protein, with the protein MAPENDKDAAEGGKKKSSKLKWILLVLLLGALGGAGYFGYTHFLANGHDAEEGAEQEAPRVDPRRTEVVALEPFVVNLADPLGRRYLRTTLKVEVIDRRAAADVQQHMARVRDSIILLLSSQSYSDIDTMEKKIRLRNDIADRLNQFIGQGRVVRVYFSEFVVQ; encoded by the coding sequence ATGGCTCCTGAAAATGATAAAGATGCCGCTGAAGGGGGCAAAAAAAAATCATCCAAGCTGAAATGGATTCTCCTTGTCCTGCTCCTGGGTGCGCTTGGAGGAGCGGGATATTTTGGGTATACTCATTTTCTCGCTAATGGCCATGATGCTGAAGAAGGGGCAGAGCAAGAGGCCCCCCGAGTTGATCCCAGAAGAACCGAGGTTGTGGCTTTGGAGCCTTTTGTTGTCAACCTTGCTGATCCTCTGGGGCGCAGATACTTAAGGACTACGCTCAAGGTTGAAGTAATTGACAGAAGGGCGGCTGCTGATGTTCAGCAGCATATGGCAAGAGTGCGTGATTCAATTATTCTGCTTTTGTCCAGCCAGTCTTATTCAGATATAGATACCATGGAAAAAAAGATTCGACTCAGGAATGACATTGCTGACAGGTTGAATCAGTTTATCGGCCAGGGCAGAGTGGTCAGGGTTTATTTTTCCGAATTTGTAGTTCAGTAG
- the fliM gene encoding flagellar motor switch protein FliM yields MNKILDQNEVDALLRGLTGGEVETETDIPDDDTGVVDFDISNQDRIIRGRMPVLEIINDRFSRLSTNAMANAMRKRVDVNPISIDMSKFGDFMRSLPVPTSINIFKIDPLRGNALMIIDTRLVFALVENFFGGAGSQPKVEGRDFTPIEQSIVIKVAKMLLANLEDAWRPVHEVGIELSRSEVNPQFATIVPPSDVVVVVSFEVELENAIGSLVICLPYATIEPIRSKLYASYQSERLEVDHAWLTRFKERLMEIPVNFDVTIGKTEITGRQLLNMEIGDILVLNTDEEDLLPAKVQGVVKFHGIPGFVKGSKAYQVIQEEETNF; encoded by the coding sequence ATGAACAAGATTCTTGATCAAAATGAAGTTGATGCTCTTTTGAGAGGGCTGACAGGTGGAGAAGTTGAAACTGAAACCGACATTCCTGATGATGATACAGGAGTGGTTGATTTTGATATCTCCAACCAGGACCGAATCATTCGTGGCCGAATGCCGGTTCTGGAAATTATCAATGACAGATTTTCCCGGCTTTCAACCAATGCCATGGCCAATGCCATGCGCAAAAGAGTGGATGTGAATCCAATTTCTATTGATATGTCCAAGTTTGGGGACTTTATGCGTTCCCTTCCGGTTCCTACAAGCATCAACATCTTTAAAATTGATCCTCTGAGGGGCAATGCTCTTATGATCATTGATACCCGTCTTGTTTTTGCACTGGTGGAAAATTTTTTCGGGGGCGCCGGCAGCCAGCCCAAGGTGGAAGGTAGAGATTTTACTCCTATTGAGCAGAGCATTGTCATTAAAGTAGCCAAGATGCTTCTGGCTAACCTCGAAGATGCCTGGCGCCCGGTCCATGAGGTGGGAATCGAACTCAGCCGTTCTGAAGTCAATCCTCAGTTCGCTACTATTGTACCACCCAGTGACGTGGTGGTTGTGGTCAGTTTTGAAGTGGAACTGGAAAACGCCATTGGTTCTCTTGTCATCTGTCTGCCTTACGCCACTATTGAGCCTATCAGGTCCAAACTTTACGCTTCATATCAGTCTGAAAGACTTGAGGTTGATCATGCCTGGCTGACAAGATTTAAAGAAAGACTTATGGAGATACCAGTTAATTTTGATGTGACCATAGGCAAGACTGAGATAACTGGAAGACAGCTTTTGAATATGGAGATTGGGGATATTCTGGTTCTTAACACTGATGAGGAAGATCTTTTGCCTGCCAAGGTACAGGGTGTTGTCAAATTTCATGGCATTCCAGGGTTTGTAAAAGGAAGCAAGGCCTATCAGGTGATACAGGAAGAAGAGACCAATTTTTGA
- the fliQ gene encoding flagellar biosynthesis protein FliQ, protein MTPDFVIGFARQSIETTLMIALPMLGVGMVVGVTVSIIQAATQIQEMTLTIVPKIIAIFLVLLFAFPWIMNTMITFTTNLFLNLPNYIG, encoded by the coding sequence ATGACACCAGATTTTGTAATTGGATTCGCTCGTCAGTCCATTGAAACAACCCTGATGATTGCTCTGCCCATGCTGGGAGTGGGCATGGTGGTGGGTGTGACCGTGAGTATAATTCAGGCGGCCACTCAAATTCAGGAGATGACATTAACCATTGTACCCAAAATTATCGCCATATTTCTTGTGCTGCTGTTTGCTTTTCCCTGGATTATGAATACGATGATTACCTTTACTACTAACCTGTTTCTGAATCTTCCCAACTATATTGGGTAG
- the fliN gene encoding flagellar motor switch protein FliN: protein MSQEDKNDAEDQDKLAEEWAAALAEGGDDEGDENGASDSTSDASDDQALADEWAAALASEEEDNIKEENKQKSLAAESKEPQFKDMTAEAKKKPEGTKRDLDFILDIPLTVSAQLGSTQLLINELLQLGQGSVIELNKLAGEPLEIHVNGKLVARGEAVVINEKFGVRLTDIISPIERIKQLG, encoded by the coding sequence ATGAGTCAAGAAGATAAAAATGATGCTGAAGATCAGGATAAACTTGCTGAAGAATGGGCGGCTGCTTTGGCTGAGGGTGGTGATGACGAAGGCGATGAAAACGGTGCTTCAGACTCAACTTCCGATGCCTCAGATGATCAGGCTCTGGCTGATGAATGGGCTGCTGCGCTTGCCTCGGAGGAAGAGGACAATATAAAGGAAGAGAACAAGCAGAAGAGTCTCGCTGCAGAAAGCAAGGAACCTCAATTCAAAGATATGACGGCTGAGGCCAAAAAAAAGCCGGAGGGCACCAAACGCGATCTAGATTTTATTCTTGACATTCCTTTGACAGTATCTGCCCAGCTTGGAAGCACTCAGCTTTTGATTAACGAACTGCTGCAGCTTGGTCAGGGATCTGTCATAGAATTGAATAAACTGGCTGGTGAGCCTTTAGAAATTCATGTAAACGGCAAGCTTGTGGCTCGGGGTGAAGCAGTGGTTATTAATGAAAAATTCGGGGTCAGGCTTACTGATATTATCAGCCCCATTGAGAGGATCAAGCAACTTGGATAA
- a CDS encoding YggS family pyridoxal phosphate-dependent enzyme, translating to MSAEDKRLESLKAVLRANLDIVRERVDKALEKSNDPGRKVTIVAVSKRQSVEKIRILSEVGHMDFGESYVQEAEEKMHNLKDLKLRMHFIGALQTNKARFVAGKYTLVHSVGSVKLARYLHKKAQGLEKVQPVLIQVNLAGEEQKAGVTLQGLTDLATEICNLRSLRLQGLMIMPPFSDDPEKSRPYFAGLRRCRNQLEKDLGLVLPDLSMGMSNDYAVAVEEGANLVRVGTTLFGPRTAI from the coding sequence GTGAGTGCTGAGGACAAGAGATTAGAATCTCTCAAGGCAGTGCTGCGCGCCAACCTGGATATTGTTAGGGAGCGGGTTGACAAAGCGTTAGAGAAGTCCAATGATCCAGGTAGAAAGGTGACTATAGTTGCTGTTTCTAAAAGGCAGTCTGTAGAAAAGATCAGGATTTTGTCAGAAGTTGGTCACATGGACTTTGGAGAGAGTTATGTTCAGGAAGCTGAGGAGAAAATGCACAACCTCAAGGACCTTAAGCTGCGCATGCATTTTATTGGAGCCTTGCAAACCAACAAGGCCAGGTTTGTGGCAGGAAAATATACTCTTGTACATTCGGTAGGCTCTGTTAAACTGGCAAGATATTTGCATAAAAAGGCCCAGGGCTTGGAAAAAGTTCAACCAGTGCTGATACAGGTCAATCTGGCCGGAGAAGAACAAAAGGCTGGAGTTACCCTGCAGGGATTGACCGATTTAGCCACTGAAATATGCAACCTGAGAAGCTTGAGGCTGCAGGGTTTGATGATCATGCCTCCTTTTTCTGACGATCCTGAAAAGTCCCGGCCATATTTTGCCGGTCTCAGAAGGTGCAGAAATCAGTTAGAAAAAGACCTTGGACTGGTGCTTCCGGATCTTTCTATGGGCATGTCTAATGATTATGCTGTAGCTGTAGAAGAAGGTGCAAACCTTGTCAGGGTGGGAACAACTCTTTTTGGTCCACGGACAGCTATATAA